Proteins co-encoded in one Enterobacter sp. R4-368 genomic window:
- the ugpA gene encoding sn-glycerol-3-phosphate ABC transporter permease UgpA — MSSSRPVFRSRWLPYVLVAPQLAITIIFFIWPAAEALWYSVQSVDPFGLSSQFVGLDNFVALFHDSYYLDSFWTTMRFSAWVTFSGLLVSLFFAALVDNVVRGSRIYQTLMLLPYAVAPAVAAVLWIFLFNPGRGLLTHFLAQFGYDWNHAQNSGQAMFLVVFASVWKQISYNFLFFFAALQSIPRSLVEAAAIDGAGPIRRFFKLSLPLIAPVSFFLLVVNLVYAFFDTFPVIDAATAGGPVQATTTLIYKIYREGFAGLDLSTSAAQSVVLMFLVIVLTVVQFRYVESKVRYQ; from the coding sequence ATGTCCTCATCCCGTCCGGTGTTTCGTTCGCGCTGGCTCCCATACGTGTTAGTGGCGCCGCAGCTGGCTATCACCATTATTTTCTTTATCTGGCCTGCGGCTGAAGCGCTGTGGTATTCGGTACAAAGTGTCGATCCGTTCGGCCTCTCCAGCCAGTTTGTCGGGCTGGATAATTTCGTCGCGCTGTTTCACGACAGCTATTATCTGGACTCTTTCTGGACCACCATGCGCTTTAGCGCGTGGGTGACGTTCAGCGGCCTGCTGGTTTCCCTGTTTTTTGCCGCGCTGGTGGATAACGTGGTGCGCGGCAGTCGCATTTATCAAACGCTGATGCTGCTGCCCTACGCCGTTGCGCCAGCGGTTGCCGCTGTGCTGTGGATTTTTCTCTTTAACCCCGGTCGCGGCTTGCTTACCCATTTTCTGGCGCAGTTTGGCTATGACTGGAACCATGCGCAAAACAGCGGCCAGGCCATGTTCCTCGTGGTTTTTGCTTCGGTATGGAAGCAGATCAGCTACAACTTCCTGTTCTTCTTTGCCGCTTTGCAGTCAATTCCGCGCTCACTGGTTGAAGCCGCCGCCATTGACGGTGCCGGGCCGATCCGTCGCTTCTTCAAATTGTCACTGCCGCTCATTGCGCCGGTGAGTTTTTTCCTGCTGGTGGTTAACCTGGTGTACGCCTTTTTCGACACGTTCCCGGTGATCGACGCCGCGACAGCCGGTGGCCCGGTTCAGGCGACGACGACGCTGATTTATAAAATTTACCGCGAAGGTTTCGCCGGGTTGGATCTCTCCACGTCTGCGGCACAGTCGGTGGTGCTGATGTTTTTGGTGATAGTGCTGACGGTGGTCCAGTTCCGTTATGTTGAAAGTAAGGTGCGCTACCAATGA
- the ugpB gene encoding sn-glycerol-3-phosphate ABC transporter substrate-binding protein UgpB: MTTLRHTALGLAMGLVFAGNAMAVTTIPFWHSMEGELGKEVDSLAQRFNDTHPDYKIVPIYKGNYEQSLSAGIAAFRTGNAPAILQVYEVGTATMMASKAIKPVYQVFKDAGINFDESQFVPTVAGYYTDSKTGHLLSQPFNSSTPVLYYNKDAFKKAGLNPDQPPKTWQDLAEYTAKLKAAGMKCGYASGWQGWIQIENFSAWHGLPVATKNNGFDGTDAVLEFNKPEQVKHIAMLEELNKKGDFSYFGRKDESTEKFYNGDCAITTASSGSLADIRHYAKFNYGVGMMPYDATVKGAPQNAIIGGASLWVMQGKDNATYKGVAQFLDFLAKPENAAEWHQKTGYLPITTAAYDLTRKEGFYDKNPGADIATRQMLNKPPLAFTKGLRLGNMPQIRTIVDEELESVWTGKKTPQQALDSAVERGNQLLRRFEQSTKS; encoded by the coding sequence ATGACAACGTTACGACATACAGCTTTGGGTCTGGCGATGGGGTTAGTCTTTGCAGGTAACGCCATGGCGGTAACCACCATTCCGTTCTGGCATTCGATGGAAGGGGAGTTAGGTAAAGAAGTTGACTCCCTGGCGCAACGTTTCAATGACACCCACCCGGATTACAAAATCGTACCGATCTATAAAGGCAACTACGAGCAGAGCCTGAGCGCGGGTATCGCTGCCTTCCGTACCGGTAACGCACCGGCGATTTTGCAGGTTTACGAAGTCGGTACCGCCACCATGATGGCATCTAAAGCGATCAAACCGGTCTACCAGGTGTTTAAAGACGCGGGCATCAACTTTGATGAAAGCCAGTTTGTGCCGACCGTTGCGGGTTACTACACCGATTCTAAAACGGGTCATTTGCTCTCTCAGCCGTTCAACAGCTCTACACCCGTGCTGTATTACAACAAAGACGCCTTTAAAAAAGCGGGTCTGAATCCGGATCAGCCGCCGAAAACCTGGCAGGATCTGGCCGAATACACCGCCAAGCTGAAAGCGGCCGGGATGAAATGCGGCTACGCCAGCGGCTGGCAGGGCTGGATCCAGATTGAGAACTTCAGCGCCTGGCATGGTCTGCCGGTTGCGACCAAAAACAACGGCTTTGACGGTACTGACGCGGTACTGGAGTTCAATAAGCCGGAGCAGGTGAAACACATCGCCATGCTGGAAGAACTGAACAAAAAAGGCGATTTCAGCTACTTCGGGCGTAAAGATGAGTCCACTGAGAAGTTCTATAACGGCGACTGCGCCATTACTACTGCCTCTTCTGGTTCGCTGGCAGATATTCGCCATTACGCCAAATTCAATTATGGCGTTGGCATGATGCCGTATGACGCCACCGTGAAAGGTGCGCCGCAGAACGCCATTATCGGCGGCGCAAGCCTGTGGGTGATGCAGGGTAAAGACAATGCCACTTACAAAGGCGTTGCCCAGTTCCTCGACTTCCTGGCAAAACCGGAAAACGCAGCGGAGTGGCACCAGAAAACTGGTTACCTGCCGATCACTACCGCAGCGTACGATCTGACGCGTAAAGAGGGCTTCTATGACAAGAACCCGGGCGCAGATATCGCTACGCGTCAGATGCTGAACAAGCCGCCGTTGGCGTTCACCAAAGGTCTGCGTCTGGGCAACATGCCGCAGATCCGTACCATTGTTGATGAAGAGCTGGAAAGCGTATGGACCGGTAAGAAAACCCCGCAACAGGCGCTCGATTCCGCCGTTGAGCGTGGTAACCAGCTGCTGCGCCGCTTCGAGCAGTCCACCAAGTCTTGA
- the livF gene encoding high-affinity branched-chain amino acid ABC transporter ATP-binding protein LivF: MEKAMLSFDKVSAHYGKIQALHDVSLHINQGEIVTLIGANGAGKTTLLGTLCGDPRASSGRIVFDGKDITDWQTAKIMREAVAIVPEGRRVFSRMTVEENLAMGGFFADREQYQSRIQRVYELFPRLHERRIQRAGTMSGGEQQMLAIGRALMSQPRLLLLDEPSLGLAPIIIQQIFDTIEQLRKEGMTIFLVEQNANQALKLADRGYVLENGHVVLEDTGDALLANEAVRSAYLGG; this comes from the coding sequence ATGGAAAAGGCGATGTTATCTTTTGACAAAGTTAGCGCTCACTACGGCAAAATCCAGGCGCTGCATGATGTCAGCCTGCATATTAACCAGGGCGAAATCGTGACGCTGATTGGTGCCAACGGCGCGGGGAAAACCACGTTGCTTGGCACGCTGTGCGGCGATCCGCGCGCCAGCAGCGGGCGCATTGTATTTGATGGCAAAGATATTACCGACTGGCAGACCGCGAAGATCATGCGCGAAGCCGTGGCAATTGTGCCGGAAGGTCGCCGTGTCTTTTCGCGGATGACCGTGGAAGAGAACCTGGCGATGGGCGGTTTTTTCGCCGATCGTGAGCAGTATCAGTCGCGTATTCAAAGGGTTTATGAACTGTTTCCGCGCCTGCATGAGCGCCGCATCCAGCGGGCTGGCACCATGTCCGGCGGTGAGCAGCAGATGCTGGCGATTGGGCGCGCGCTGATGAGTCAGCCGCGTTTGTTACTGCTGGATGAACCCTCGCTGGGTCTTGCGCCGATCATTATTCAGCAAATTTTCGACACCATTGAGCAACTGCGAAAAGAGGGCATGACCATCTTCCTGGTGGAGCAGAACGCTAACCAGGCGCTGAAGCTCGCCGATCGCGGGTATGTACTGGAAAACGGCCATGTAGTGCTGGAAGATACCGGCGACGCGTTACTGGCGAACGAAGCGGTGCGCAGCGCTTACCTGGGCGGGTAA
- a CDS encoding Hok/Gef family protein has protein sequence MFTYLTRKSLCEIRYKDGFREVAAFMAYESGK, from the coding sequence ATATTCACTTATCTGACACGGAAATCGCTGTGCGAAATTCGTTACAAAGATGGGTTCCGCGAGGTCGCGGCTTTCATGGCTTACGAATCCGGTAAGTAG